AGATTTGGAAGCACGTTTCCAACAACTTCATGCTAGTTTGAAGCGAAATGAAGAAAATCTTGCGGCTTTGGAATTGGATAATGCCTTGTATGAAAATGAGCAAGCTCAAGAGGAAATGGATGCTCTTTATGCCATCTTCACTCGAGAAATTGAAGCTCATAAGATGGTTGAAAAGTTAGTCAACTACCTTCCAAATTACTTGGCTCATACTAAAGAAAATAATCAACAGCTGCAAAATGAAATGGAACGCTTGTCACATTCATTCTTATTGTCAGAACCTGAGATTAGCCATGTTAGAGATTTAAAATCTGAACTATCTGCTCAAGAAGAAGTCGTTCTGACTGCTCTCGAAGATGCAGGTGAGATGAAGAAGCCATTCTCACTTGTTAAGGAAGAGTTGGAATCCATTCAAGCTCGTTTGAGAGAAATCGAAGATGAACAAGTTGAACTTGGTGAGCAACTAGATAAGATTGAAAAAGACGATGCCAATGCTCGTCAAAAAGTTACGATTTATGCCAATAAATTGCATACAATCAAGCGTTTTATGGAAAAGCGCAATTTACCAGGTATTCCAGAGTCCTTCTTAACCATTTTCTTTGGTGCAAGTGACTATATCGAAGAGCTTGCAAGAGAGTTGGAGGCAACTCGTGTGAATATTGACTCTGTTAACCGGTGGTTGGAAATCTTGGCAAATGCCATGAATGATTTGGAAGAGGAGACTTATCGAATTGTTCAAAATTCCACATTGACAGAGCAGTTGTTGCAGTATTCTAACCGTTATCGTTCGTTTGATGACAATGTGCAGGCAGCCTTCAATGAATCCCTTCATGCTTTTGAAGTTGAATTTGATTATGCAAAATCTTTGGAAATCATTTCAAAAGCCTTGGATGTTGTTGAGCCTGGGGTTTCAGCTCGTTTCATCAACTCATATGAAAAAACACGCGAAAATATTCGCTTCTAAGAAAGTTCCTTCGGGAACTTTTTTTCTTTGCAATCTAGCTTGTCTTGTCACTGAAAATCCTGTATAATACAACAAATTACAGAAAATATGAGGTGAACAGATGAGTCAGATCAAAGGCTTATTGGTGATGGATGTAGATAGCACGCTTATTATGGAAGAGGGCATTGATTTGCTGGGCGAGGAAGCTGGAGTTGGGAAGCAAGTGGCTGCTATCACTGAGCGAGCTATGCGCGGGGAATTGGATTTCGAGGCAGCTTTGCGGGAGAGAGTTTCCCTTTTGGCGGGGCTTCCAGAAACTATCTTTTCTCAGATAGCTGACAAGATTCATTTCACGCCTGGTGCTAAAAAATTAGTAGATGAGCTACATGCGCGTGGTTACAAGATTGGTTTGGTTTCGGGTGGTTTTCATGAAACGGTGGATAGACTGGCTGAAGAGCTAGGAATTGACTATGTAAAGGCCAATCGCTTAGAAATCAAGAATGGCTTGCTTACAGGTCATGTGTTGGGAGACATTGTTAGCAAAGATACTAAAGTTCAGATGCTGAAAGAATGGGCTCAAGAAAACAATTTGGGATTAAATCAAACCATTGCTATGGGGGATGGCGCCAATGATTTGCCTATGATTCAAACGGCAGGTATTGGAATTGCTTTTAATGCCAAGCCAATTGTAAGAGAGCAAGCGCCCTATCAAATCAATGTTTATGATCTCTATCAAGTAATGGATATTTTGGATGGGAAGGAAAAACAGGAGGCGCGATGCATATCTTGTTAGCACCAGATTCTTTTAAGGAAAGTTTGTCTGCTGTTCAGGTAGCAGAAGCCTTGAAAGAAGGTTTTTCCCAAGCCTTGCCAGAGGCGACTTTTGACTTACTGCCTATTGGAGATGGCGGCGAAGGGACTGTGGCTGCCTTGATTTCGGCTATGAAGCTAAAAGAGTTTCGTCACTGGGTGACTGGGCCTTTCGGCCAGCCAGTCGAAATGAAATATGCAAGACAAGACCAGCTCGCTCTCTTTGAAATGGCAGATTTAGTGGGACTGGCTTTAATTCCTAAAGAAAAACGTGATCCCTTAGGCTTGGAAACGAGAGGTCTGGGAGAGCTGATTCTTCATTTAGCTGAAAATGGAGTCAGGAAGATTCTGGTCGGTGTTGGAGGATCGGCAACGAACGATGGAGGTATCGGTATGGCAGCTGGTCTGGGCTATGAATTTTTTGATGAAAGCAATCATCAACTGCGGCCTGTCGGCTCTTCTCTAGGGAGAGTTGTCCGAATTTCTGCGGACCGTGTTCCAACTTGCTTGGATGATATAGAAATTGAGATTTTGACAGATGTTTCCAATCCTTTATGTGGTCAGCAGGGAGCGACGCAGGTCTTTGGACGACAGAAAGGACTGTCTGAATGGCTTCTTTCATCTGTGGATCAGGAAATGAGGAACTTCTATGAGCTGGCCAATCCACAGATTTTTACCCAAGCTGGTGCTGGTGCAGGAGGAGGCATGGCAGCAGGGCTGGTCACATTTGCTAAGGGGAAAGTCGTGTCAGGAATTGACACCTGTCTGGATTTGCTGGATTTTGACCGCAGGGTTAAAGAAGCGGATTTAGTTGTTGTTGGTGAGGGGCGCATGGATCAGCAGTCTTTGGCAGGAAAGGCTCCAGTTGGAATAGCAAGGCGGACGCCAAAAGAGATTCCTGTTCTTGCGATTTGTGGCAGTTTGGCTGATGATTTGCCTCCATTTCCTTCGGAGAATATCCATGCAGCTTTTCCCATTATCTCGCAAGTGGCAGATTTGGACGTAACCTTAGCTCAAGCGAGGGAAAATCTGGTTCGTACAGCTCGCAATATTGGCAACCTATTAGCCATCAAAAAAAGAGAGTGGGACAGAAATCGGTAATTCGTTAGAATTCGATTTCGTCGTCCCACCTCCGCACAGTTGAGCAGGGCTGTAAAAGCTGATGAAATCAGCGTAGTAGAGCCAGCTCAACCACTGCGTCTTGCTCGACAATCCAAAGACAATTAAGAGGCTAGGACTTTTGTCCCAGCCTCTTTTTTCAGTAAATATTCGACTTCTTTGACGATTAATCCGTTTGCAAATTCAAATAGATCGCAGGAAAGGTCTCCGTGATCATTGACCAAAACTGTTAGAATCCGATTTTGCTCGGAATTGCTGTGATAGTATTGGCAACTAAACTGGGCGAAACTGTCCTGATAGGCCTCCTGTATCCTGTGGAGGTAGGCTTCTTTTCCTTGAATGATTTCTGAGGATTCTCCATGCAGCTCCCAGACGACATGCTCGTCTAAAAAAGTTTGATAAATGTCCCAATTACGCTGATTTTCCGCCTCGAAAAAGGTAAATAATTTCTCTAAATTTGTCATTTATGAAACATTTTTTTCCAAAGGGAGGTCTTCTTGAGGGGAGATGGTTTACTATCTGCTGGGTGGAGGACATCGGCAAATTGCTTGCTCAAGTCCTTTTCTTCCACAGTCACAGGACGATCACTATGGATCACCAACCCGAAAGGAGAGGATTGGCAAAAAGCAGAGACGATGGTGGCCTCGCAGCCTAAGTCTTTGGCGGTTTTTAGGTAGAAAACCTGCTGGCTGGATATGACTTCAGGCGATATTTTGACTGTGACGGGCTGGTAGCTTTCAGTGATCTTCTCAACTATTTCTTTAAAATGCTGCTTTAGAAGAGTAGAATTGGCATCAGAAATAGAGCAGTAGCCAATCACCCGCTCTTCAAAAGTTTCCAGAAATTTGCGTTGTTCATCAGGATTGAGCTTAGCATTTCCCTGAGATTTTTCCATGATAATGTTATTTAGATCTGTCATGTTTCTAGTATATCATAAATAAAGGATTTCTGATTTTCAAACTGTTAAGAAAAAGATAGGATGTAACCGATTGCATTTCAAAAATTGTGATTTTTCACGCAAAGGCACTGTTTTTCCTTGAAAAAAAAGCGCTTTTGAGGTATCATAGACTAGTAAATAATTTTAAACAATAAGGAGAGTCAAAATGTCAATTATTACTGATGTTTACGCTCGCGAAGTCCTAGACTCACGCGGTAACCCAACACTTGAAGTAGAAGTTTATACTGAATCAGGTGCTTTCGGACGTGGTATGGTTCCTTCAGGAGCTTCTACTGGTGAACACGAAGCAGTTGAACTTCGTGATGGTGACAAATCTCGTTACGGCGGTCTTGGTACACAAAAAGCAGTTGACAACGTGAACAACGTTATCGCTGAAGCTATTATCGGTTACGATGTACGTGACCAACAAGCTATCGACCGTGCAATGATCGCTTTGGACGGTACTCCAAACAAAGGTAAATTGGGTGCGAACGCAATCCTTGGTGTGTCTATCGCCGTAGCTCGTGCTGCTGCTGACTACCTTGAAATCCCACTTTACAGCTACCTTGGTGGATTCAACACTAAAGTTCTTCCAACTCCAATGATGAACATCATCAATGGTGGTTCTCACTCAGATGCTCCAATCGCTTTCCAAGAATTCATGATCGTACCTGCTGGTGCACCATCATTCAAAGAAGCTCTTCGTTGGGGTGCTGAAATCTTCCACGCTCTTAAGAAAATCCTTAAATCACGTGGTTTGGAAACTGCTGTTGGTGACGAAGGTGGATTCGCTCCTCGTTTCGAAGGAACTGAAGATGGCGTAGAAACTATCATTGCTGCTATCGAAGCTGCTGGTTATGTTCCAGGTAAAGACGTATTTATCGGATTTGACTGTGCATCATCAGAATTCTACGATAAAGAACGTAAAGTTTACGACTACACTAAATTCGAAGGTGAAGGAGCTGCTGTACGTACTGCTGCAGAACAAATCGACTACCTTGAAGAGTTGGTAAACAAATACCCAATCATCACTATCGAAGATGGTATGGACGAAAACGACTGGGACGGTTGGAAAGCTCTTACTGAACGTCTTGGTGGTAAAGTTCAATTGGTTGGTGACGACTTTTTCGTAACAAACACTTCTTACCTTGAAAAAGGTATTGCAGAAGGTGCTGCTAACTCAATCCTTATCAAAGTTAACCAAATCGGTACTCTTACTGAAACATTCGACGCTATTGAAATGGCGAAAGAAGCTGGTTACACTGCCGTTGTATCACACCGTTCAGGTGAAACTGAAGATTCAACAATTGCTGACATCGCAGTTGCAACAAACGCAGGACAAATCAAGACTGGTTCACTTTCACGTACAGACCGTATTGCTAAATACAACCAATTGCTTCGTATCGAAGATCAACTTGGTGAAGTTGCTGAATACCGTGGATTGAAATCATTCTACAACTTGAAAAAATAATTCCTTCTAATGGAATGAAGCAAATCCCTTGAGGCCAACTCAAGGGATTTTTAATAAATAAGGGGAGACTTTTGGGATGCTTTATTTTACTCTGTATATCCTAAGCAGAGAGTGGCCAGCTCTTACTGTTTTATTTATAGGCCTCTTTTTGGCTTATAAACGCAAATCAAGCTCTCTGGCGCTTTTGGCAGTTCTATTATTTCTTATAATCACCAGTATATTCTGGTATCCTCAGTTCAGCCCATGGTTTGCTTTTCCCTTTTTGTTTCTTGTTTCCTATTTATTTGTAAAAAGATATAGGTGGGTTCTTTATCCCGTTCTTGCTCTAGGAGCCTTGTTAGTGGCATTTTCCCCTATTCTTGGATATCTTTTCACGGTTTATGTTCCAGTGACTCAGTATGCCTATCTTGAGGAAAAAGGGCAGACAGTTGTGGTTAGGGAAGATTACTATGGAGCATTTTTTAGTGAAAGCGATATAGAAATCACGACCTATGTAAATGGTCAACTCCCTCTTGCCAATAAGCTAGTTTATGAAAAGGTTGACTTACATGATTTTAATAAGAATAAAGATGTCGATAAGGATATTTTTCTTGCTCAACCATTGACAAGAGAACGACTGGAAGAATTAGATGATTTTATGAATCGGAAATGGGCTAAATAAGGTCTAATCAAATAAAAAAGCTATTGGAATTTTATCCAACAGCTTTTTTAAATAATATTTTAGAAAATAGATTTAACTTTGTTGATGACGTCGTTGAGCCCTTTTGAATTTGCTACTAAATCTTTTGCCTTATCTAAGTATTCGCCTAGCTCATCTTTGTGGTCTTCGACAAACTTCTTAGCTGCATCAAAATCTTTCTTTTCGATCAATTCTTTGACTTGGTTAAACAATTCTACTGGATTCATTTTGAATGCTCCTTTGATAATTTTCTTTTGATTATTGGAAGGTCACGCAGACAGCTTCTGGCACATAGAAATCATGAGAAATTTCTGTTAATCGGCCTGTTTCAGAATCGCGTTTGAAGACAGTTGCATTGTCCGAATCTTGGTGGGCAGCGATAAGGTAGTTTTGGTCAGGTGTAATATTGAAATCGCGCGGATTTTTACCCTTTGTTGGCGTGATTTCAACGAGCTGTAGACTTCCATCAGCTAGAATTTGATAAACAGCTATTGAGTCATGACCGCGGTTAGAGCCATAGAGGAATTTCCCATCAGCAGAGAGACGGATGGCTGCAGTGCCGTTAAAATCTTCAAATCCTGCTGGGAGAGTTGAGATGGTCTGTAGGTGTTCAAACTGACCAACACCATCATAAATCAATACTTCGATAGTAGAGTTTAGTTCGCAGATAAGGTAAGCAATTTTATAGTGGTTATGAAAGACAATGTGGCGTGCCCCGGCCCCAGCCCCAGCAGCACATGTGTAGGTGGCCAATTTGTTCAGTTGTCCGTCTTCCGTCACATCGTAGGTAGTGACTTGATCTGTTCCGAGGTCACAAGTAATCAGATATTGATCGGGAGTCAAGTCAGCATAGTGGACATGGGCAGAGGCTTGATTGGCGTGAGGTCCTTGCCCGACATGGGTGTCTGAATCAGCCAGTTTTAGACTGCCATCTTCTTGCTGCTTGTAGACCAGCACTTGTCCCTTGTGGTAGTTGGCCCCGTAGACAAGTCCTCTTTCTTTATCTACAGCAACATAGCAAAGCGGCGCGCCCTCTTCAACCACATGATTGAGAAGCTGTCTCTTTTGGTCATAGGCTGCAATCCCCCCTTGTCCGTCTTTGGCACCAACGGTGTATAGATGACCAGCTTGGTCAAAGGCTAGATAAGTGGGACTTGGCTCTTCGGCTACTAATTCTAAGTTTGAGAGTTGTCCTTTTTCAGTGTCAAAATCTGCCTTATAAATCCCTTGGGAATCTCGTCGGGTGTATGTTCCAAAATAAACTGTTTGAGTCATGTTTCCACCTCATTTTTTTAAATCAATCTATTATACCATAAAACGACTTAAGAAGCTGTTTGGATAGGAAAAGTCCTGTATCTAGAGGAGAATCCCAAATTTTATCAAAAAATAGATAAAAAATAGATGGCGGGTAGGAAGGGGATAGACCACTTTGATAGAATGGAATTGTTCAAAAAAACAAATACGATCAGGAAAGCTCAAAATTCCTGTTTTCTAAAACAAAGGAGAAATCAAATGAACGTAAAAAAATTCGCTATGCTTGTAACTCTTATCGGAATGTCTGTCTTCTTCCTAGCTGCATGTGGTTCTAAGAATGCTGACAATAAAGAAATTAGTGATGGAAAAAAAGTAGATTTTAAGAAAGATGCTGTTGATCAAAAAACGAAAACAGTAGACGGCAAGGAAGTGACAGAGTACACCATGCCGGACGGAAACGTGATTCAAATCCCAGCGGATGGAGAAGAATTACCAACAGATGAATCTGAATCAACTGATAAATAAAAGTTAGAACTTGTAGGTTGGAGGCAATATGTTTCAAATAAAAAAAATGAATCGTAAAACCATTCTATTGGGAAGCACGGTCATTCTTGCTTGTGCAGGGCTGGGAGGCTATGTACTTCTTCATCAGGTTAATCAACAACAAGCCATGAAAATGGTCGATAATAAGATTGATTCACTGACGGTCCAAGATGCTGTTAATAACAGTAAAAAAACAAGCCTAGTTTTATCTGGAGAAGTAGTTGCTAACAATAGTAGTAAGGTCAAGATTGACCCATCAAAAGGTGAAGTTAAGGAAGTATTCGTTAAAAATGGCGATACTGTTACACAAGGCCAGCCCCTCTTTTCCTATGTGACATCTCAGGAATTGACAGCTCAGTCTGCTCAGTATGATGCTCAAGCTAAAGCCAATAGCATTACGGCTGCACAAACTAGCGCATCTATCAAATGGGAAACCTATAACCGAAAGCTGGCTAATCTCAATACTCTTAAGAATAAATACAATTCTAGTAAGGATGAGTCTTTGTTAGATCAGATAAAATCTGCTGAAGATGAACTGGCTCAATCGCTAAGTGACGCAAAGACTGCTGACAATGAAGTAACGAATGCGCAGATTGAGGCTGAAAAGGCTCAGGTGACAGCTCAGACGGAATCAGACCGTATGAAATATGATACCGTGACGGCTGATACAGCGGGGACCATTACCTCTATGAACGAAGATCTTCCGACTCAGTCCAAGGCTAAAAAGGAAGAAGAAACCTTTATCGAAATCATGGACAAGTCCAAAACTCTGATCAAAGGAAGCGTTAGTGAATTTGATCGTGAGAAGCTGAGTGTGGGTCAGAGAGTAGATGTTGTGGACCGTAAGGATCCTAAGAAACGCTGGAGTGGTACCGTGACGCAAGTCGGCACCTTGACAACTGCAAATACTGGAAATAGCAATGGTGGAAATAAACAACAGGAAAATCCCAACCAAGGCAAGTTCCCTTATACTGTCGAGCTGGACCAAGGCGGTGAAATGCCACTTGTAGGCTCCCATTCTTATGTGAATGTCGTAGAAAATGCTCCTGAAGCCGGCAAGGTAGTCGTCAATAAGGCCTATACTTTCAGTAAAAATGGTAAGACCTATGTCTGGAAGGTAGAGGGTAAAAAGGTGAAAATGAAGGAAGTTAAGACCAAGAAAGTCTCTGACCGTTTGGTAGAGATTACAGAAGGTCTGACTATGAAGGATACCATTTCGACGCCTAGAGAAGGCATGAAAGACGGAATGGAGGTAGGACAGAATGTTAAAGCTTAAGAACATCCACAAATCTTATCAACAGGGCAGTCAGGAATTTCCGATTTTGAAAGGAATTGATTTGCATGTGAAAGAGGGGGATTTTCTAGCGATTATGGGGCCGTCTGGATCAGGTAAGTCCACTTTGATGAACATTATCGGCTGTTTGGACAAGGCTAGCGCAGGTTCTTATCATATCGAAGGGACTGACGTCTCTGACCTGTCTGACAACCAACTATCTGATTTGCGTAATCAGAAGATTGGCTTTGTTTTCCAGAATTTCAACCTCATGCCTAAGCTGACAGCCTGTCAAAATGTTGAACTGCCTCTGACTTACATGAAAGTTCCTAAAAAAGAGAGACGCGAGCGCGCTTTGGAAATGCTGCGATTGGTCGGTCTGGAAGAGAGAAGCGACTTTAAGCCTATGGAGCTGTCCGGCGGTCAAAAGCAACGGGTAGCTATTGCGCGTGCTCTGGTGACCAATCCCAGCTTTATTCTGGGAGACGAGCCGACTGGAGCGCTGGATACCAAGACCAGTGTTCAGATCATGGAGTTGTTCAAGCAGTTTAACGAACAAGGCAAAACTATTGTCATCATTACCCACGAGCCGGAAGTGGCTCAGCTTTGCAAGCAAACGGTTGTCTTGCGGGACGGTAATATAGAGACTCGGGCATTAGGATAGAAGGGGGCTATATGGAAGATATTTTTGTAGCTCTAAACTCCATCCTGTCCCACAAAATGCGCTCTATGCTGACCATGCTGGGGATTATCATCGGGATTGGCGCTATTATTGCTATCTTTTCCATCATTGAAGGAAATACAGAAAATACCAAACGTCAGCTGATCGGTGGTAGCAATAATACCATCAAAGTCGTCTACGACAAGAAAAGCGCCATCGATCCCTCTATTCCAGAGAAATCCCAAGCGCAGAAGCCTTCCTACATTCCTTTCATGGGAGAGGATGTCTTGTCCAAAATCAAGGAAATTCCTGGAGTTAAAAATGCTTTGATGACCTATGGGGCGGACGAAAAGATTTATTATCTTAGTCAAAAGTCATCTAGCAAGGTTCAGGCAGTTTCCCAGTCGGTAGCTGACATCAAGCAGCAACGGCTGTTGGAAGGGGAGGGATTTGACTCTGAAGCCTTCAAAAATCAAGAGCAAGTAGCTTATCTAGAAAAGTCTCTTTATGATACCCTCTTTCCTAAGGGAGACGGTATCGGTAAGTATGTAGAAGTCAAGGGCAATCCTTTTAAAGTTATTGGCGTCTTTGAGTCTACTGAGCAGAGTGGCCTGACCTCTGGTTCGGAAAAGGTAGCCTATATTCCTCTGCAACAATGGCATCGGATTTTTGATACCATCAATGTCAGCCCAGAAGTCACCGTTCAGACCCACAAAGCCGATGATTTGAAGAAGGTAGCCAAGAAAGTTAG
Above is a window of Streptococcus cristatus ATCC 51100 DNA encoding:
- the ezrA gene encoding septation ring formation regulator EzrA; this encodes MSNGLIILIIVVAALLILGYFTAIYMRKRNEAKLRSLEEKKEELYNLPVNDEVEEVKNLHLIGQSQVTFREWNQKWVDLSLNSFADIENNLFEAEGYNNSFRFLKAKHAIENIESQIDLISEDIHAIRQALEDLKKQESKNSGRVLHALDLFENLQHTVASNPDAYGQALAEIEKQMENIESDFSQFVTLNSSGDPVEAAEILDKTEDRILALTQIVEKVPAIVEDLTKKLPDQLEDLESGHRKLLETNYHFIETDLEARFQQLHASLKRNEENLAALELDNALYENEQAQEEMDALYAIFTREIEAHKMVEKLVNYLPNYLAHTKENNQQLQNEMERLSHSFLLSEPEISHVRDLKSELSAQEEVVLTALEDAGEMKKPFSLVKEELESIQARLREIEDEQVELGEQLDKIEKDDANARQKVTIYANKLHTIKRFMEKRNLPGIPESFLTIFFGASDYIEELARELEATRVNIDSVNRWLEILANAMNDLEEETYRIVQNSTLTEQLLQYSNRYRSFDDNVQAAFNESLHAFEVEFDYAKSLEIISKALDVVEPGVSARFINSYEKTRENIRF
- the serB gene encoding phosphoserine phosphatase SerB, with product MSQIKGLLVMDVDSTLIMEEGIDLLGEEAGVGKQVAAITERAMRGELDFEAALRERVSLLAGLPETIFSQIADKIHFTPGAKKLVDELHARGYKIGLVSGGFHETVDRLAEELGIDYVKANRLEIKNGLLTGHVLGDIVSKDTKVQMLKEWAQENNLGLNQTIAMGDGANDLPMIQTAGIGIAFNAKPIVREQAPYQINVYDLYQVMDILDGKEKQEARCISC
- a CDS encoding glycerate kinase codes for the protein MHILLAPDSFKESLSAVQVAEALKEGFSQALPEATFDLLPIGDGGEGTVAALISAMKLKEFRHWVTGPFGQPVEMKYARQDQLALFEMADLVGLALIPKEKRDPLGLETRGLGELILHLAENGVRKILVGVGGSATNDGGIGMAAGLGYEFFDESNHQLRPVGSSLGRVVRISADRVPTCLDDIEIEILTDVSNPLCGQQGATQVFGRQKGLSEWLLSSVDQEMRNFYELANPQIFTQAGAGAGGGMAAGLVTFAKGKVVSGIDTCLDLLDFDRRVKEADLVVVGEGRMDQQSLAGKAPVGIARRTPKEIPVLAICGSLADDLPPFPSENIHAAFPIISQVADLDVTLAQARENLVRTARNIGNLLAIKKREWDRNR
- a CDS encoding nuclear transport factor 2 family protein; the protein is MTNLEKLFTFFEAENQRNWDIYQTFLDEHVVWELHGESSEIIQGKEAYLHRIQEAYQDSFAQFSCQYYHSNSEQNRILTVLVNDHGDLSCDLFEFANGLIVKEVEYLLKKEAGTKVLAS
- a CDS encoding DUF1694 domain-containing protein, with amino-acid sequence MTDLNNIIMEKSQGNAKLNPDEQRKFLETFEERVIGYCSISDANSTLLKQHFKEIVEKITESYQPVTVKISPEVISSQQVFYLKTAKDLGCEATIVSAFCQSSPFGLVIHSDRPVTVEEKDLSKQFADVLHPADSKPSPLKKTSLWKKMFHK
- the eno gene encoding surface-displayed alpha-enolase, with translation MSIITDVYAREVLDSRGNPTLEVEVYTESGAFGRGMVPSGASTGEHEAVELRDGDKSRYGGLGTQKAVDNVNNVIAEAIIGYDVRDQQAIDRAMIALDGTPNKGKLGANAILGVSIAVARAAADYLEIPLYSYLGGFNTKVLPTPMMNIINGGSHSDAPIAFQEFMIVPAGAPSFKEALRWGAEIFHALKKILKSRGLETAVGDEGGFAPRFEGTEDGVETIIAAIEAAGYVPGKDVFIGFDCASSEFYDKERKVYDYTKFEGEGAAVRTAAEQIDYLEELVNKYPIITIEDGMDENDWDGWKALTERLGGKVQLVGDDFFVTNTSYLEKGIAEGAANSILIKVNQIGTLTETFDAIEMAKEAGYTAVVSHRSGETEDSTIADIAVATNAGQIKTGSLSRTDRIAKYNQLLRIEDQLGEVAEYRGLKSFYNLKK
- a CDS encoding lactonase family protein: MTQTVYFGTYTRRDSQGIYKADFDTEKGQLSNLELVAEEPSPTYLAFDQAGHLYTVGAKDGQGGIAAYDQKRQLLNHVVEEGAPLCYVAVDKERGLVYGANYHKGQVLVYKQQEDGSLKLADSDTHVGQGPHANQASAHVHYADLTPDQYLITCDLGTDQVTTYDVTEDGQLNKLATYTCAAGAGAGARHIVFHNHYKIAYLICELNSTIEVLIYDGVGQFEHLQTISTLPAGFEDFNGTAAIRLSADGKFLYGSNRGHDSIAVYQILADGSLQLVEITPTKGKNPRDFNITPDQNYLIAAHQDSDNATVFKRDSETGRLTEISHDFYVPEAVCVTFQ
- a CDS encoding efflux RND transporter periplasmic adaptor subunit; amino-acid sequence: MFQIKKMNRKTILLGSTVILACAGLGGYVLLHQVNQQQAMKMVDNKIDSLTVQDAVNNSKKTSLVLSGEVVANNSSKVKIDPSKGEVKEVFVKNGDTVTQGQPLFSYVTSQELTAQSAQYDAQAKANSITAAQTSASIKWETYNRKLANLNTLKNKYNSSKDESLLDQIKSAEDELAQSLSDAKTADNEVTNAQIEAEKAQVTAQTESDRMKYDTVTADTAGTITSMNEDLPTQSKAKKEEETFIEIMDKSKTLIKGSVSEFDREKLSVGQRVDVVDRKDPKKRWSGTVTQVGTLTTANTGNSNGGNKQQENPNQGKFPYTVELDQGGEMPLVGSHSYVNVVENAPEAGKVVVNKAYTFSKNGKTYVWKVEGKKVKMKEVKTKKVSDRLVEITEGLTMKDTISTPREGMKDGMEVGQNVKA
- a CDS encoding ABC transporter ATP-binding protein — protein: MLKLKNIHKSYQQGSQEFPILKGIDLHVKEGDFLAIMGPSGSGKSTLMNIIGCLDKASAGSYHIEGTDVSDLSDNQLSDLRNQKIGFVFQNFNLMPKLTACQNVELPLTYMKVPKKERRERALEMLRLVGLEERSDFKPMELSGGQKQRVAIARALVTNPSFILGDEPTGALDTKTSVQIMELFKQFNEQGKTIVIITHEPEVAQLCKQTVVLRDGNIETRALG
- a CDS encoding ABC transporter permease, producing MEDIFVALNSILSHKMRSMLTMLGIIIGIGAIIAIFSIIEGNTENTKRQLIGGSNNTIKVVYDKKSAIDPSIPEKSQAQKPSYIPFMGEDVLSKIKEIPGVKNALMTYGADEKIYYLSQKSSSKVQAVSQSVADIKQQRLLEGEGFDSEAFKNQEQVAYLEKSLYDTLFPKGDGIGKYVEVKGNPFKVIGVFESTEQSGLTSGSEKVAYIPLQQWHRIFDTINVSPEVTVQTHKADDLKKVAKKVSDYLNQQMPQSDYMFGVLNLQEFERQLDNLNQSNFVLLAGIASISLLVGGIGVMNIMLVSVTERTREIGIKKALGARRKIILKQFLIEAVILTLMGGIIGVVAGIASGFAITQSLAYPYILSLFSVFVSLLFCCIIGVVFGLLPAVKASKLDPIEALRFE